One Oryza sativa Japonica Group chromosome 8, ASM3414082v1 DNA window includes the following coding sequences:
- the LOC4346228 gene encoding RHOMBOID-like protein 2, producing MASSSGEGKGAGGAGYQYAPYGGSYYDEERRWWPWLVPTVLVACIVVFLVEMFVNDCPRHGSPLRGESCVAGFLHQFAFQPLRENPLLGPSSATLEKMGALDWAKVVHQHQAWRLISCIWLHAGLIHLIVNMLSLLFIGLRLEQQFGFVRIGIIYLLSGFGGSVLSVLFLRNNYISVGASGALFGLLGSMLSELIMNWTIYSNKAAAIITLLFIIAINLAIGILPHADNFAHIGGFVTGFLLGFVLLARPQFGWMERHELPQTNQPRKYRAYQYVLWAVALFLLLVGFVIALVMLFKGKNGNDGCHWCHYLNCIPTSRWKCST from the exons ATGGCGAGCAGCAGCGGCGAGGGGAAGGGTGCCGGCGGCGCGGGGTACCAGTACGCGCCGTACGGCGGGTCGTACTACGACgaggagcggcggtggtggccgtggCTCGTGCCGACCGTGCTCGTGGCCTGCATCGTGGTGTTCCTCGTCGAGATGTTCGTCAACGACTGCCCCCGCCACGGGAGCCCGCTCCGCGGCGAGTCCTGCGTCGCCGGCTTCCTCCACCAGTTCGCCTTCCAGCCGCTCCGGGAGAACCCGCTCCTCGGGCCCTCCTCCGCCAC TTTGGAGAAGATGGGAGCACTAGACTGGGCGAAGGTTGTTCATCAGCACCAAGCATGGCGTCTCATTAGCTGTATCTGGCTACATGCTGGCCTAATCCACCTGATTGTCAACATGCTAAGCTTGCTATTCATCGGACTCCGTCTTGAGCAGCAATTTGGGTTTG TGCGTATTGGAATCATCTACTTGCTATCTGGCTTTGGCGGTAGCGTGCTGTCTGTGCTGTTTTTACGTAATAACTACATCTCCGTTGGTGCCTCTGGAGCTTTGTTTGGCTTACTTGGGTCTATGCTCTCCGAGCTTATTATGAACTGGACTATTTATTCCAACAAG GCAGCGGCAATCATAACTCTCCTGTTTATAATTGCAATCAATTTGGCGATCGGGATACTACCTCACGCTGATAACTTTGCACACATTGGTGGATTTGTGACTGGATTCCTTCTTGGGTTTGTCCTGCTGGCAAGACCTCAATTTGGTTGGATGGAACGTCATGAGTTGCCTCAGACTAATCAACCACGAAAGTACAGAGCATACCAGTATGTTTTGTGGGCTGTTGCACTCTTCTTGCTGCTAGTTGG GTTTGTGATTGCCCTGGTGATGCTTTTCAAGGGGAAGAATGGAAACGATGGTTGTCACTGGTGCCACTACCTGAACTGCATACCAACATCCAGATGGAAGTGCAGTACTTAG
- the LOC4346229 gene encoding heat stress transcription factor B-2b, which translates to MADQTAAAVVVGGGAAATMGEPSPPPPAPAAEAAGVGVGQQQRTVPTPFLTKTYQLVDDPAVDDVISWNDDGSTFVVWRPAEFARDLLPKYFKHNNFSSFVRQLNTYGFRKIVPDRWEFANDCFRRGERRLLCEIHRRKVTPPAPAATTAAVAAAIPMALPVTTTRDGSPVLSGEEQVISSSSSPEPPLVLPQAPSGSGSGGVASGDVGDENERLRRENAQLARELSQMRKLCNNILLLMSKYASTQQLDAANASSAAGNNNNNNCSGESAEAATPLPLPAVLDLMPSCPGAASAAAPVSDNEEGMMSAKLFGVSIGRKRMRHDGGGDDDHAATVKAEPMDGRPHGKDEQSAETQAWPIYRPRPVYQPIRACNGYEYDRAGSDQDGSNST; encoded by the exons atggcTGACCAGACCGCTGCTGCCGTTGTcgtcggaggaggagcggcggcgacgatgggggagccatctccacctccgccggcgccggcagcggaggcggcgggggtgggggtggggcagCAGCAGAGGACGGTGCCGACGCCGTTCCTGACCAAGACGTACCAGCTGGTGGATGACCCGGCGGTCGACGACGTCATCTCCTGGAACGACGACGGCTCCACCTTCGTCGTGTGGCGCCCCGCCGAGTTCGCCCGCGACCTCCTCCCCAAGTACTTCAAGCACAACAACTTCTCCAGCTTCGTCCGCCAGCTCAACACCTAC GGATTTAGGAAGATTGTCCCGGACAGGTGGGAGTTCGCCAACGACTGCTTCCGCCGAGGGGAACGGCGGCTGCTCTGCGAGATACACCGCCGGAAggtgacgccgccggcgccagcggcgacgacggcggcggtcgcggccgcGATCCCGATGGCGCTgccggtgacgacgacgcgggATGGCTCCCCGGTGCTGTCCGGCGAGGAGCAGGTCATATCCTCCAGCTCGTCCCCCGAGCCCCCGCTCGTGCTGCCGCAGGCGCcgtccggctccggctccggcggcgtcgcgtccggcgacgtgggggacgAGAAcgagcggctgcggcgggagAACGCGCAGCTCGCGCGGGAGCTCAGCCAGATGAGGAAGCTCTGCAACAACATCCTCCTCCTCATGTCCAAGTACGCCTCCACCCAGCAGCTCGACGCCGCcaacgcctcctccgccgccgggaacaacaacaacaacaactgcTCCGGCGAATCCGCCGAGGCGGCcacgccgctcccgctccccgCCGTCCTCGACCTCATGCCTTCCtgccccggcgccgcctccgccgccgcgcccgtatCAGACAACGAGGAGGGAATGATGAGCGCGAAGCTCTTCGGCGTCTCCATCGGCCGGAAGCGAATgcggcacgacggcggcggcgacgacgaccacgcGGCGACGGTGAAGGCGGAGCCGATGGACGGGCGGCCGCACGGCAAGGACGAACAATCGGCGGAGACGCAGGCCTGGCCCATTTACCGGCCCAGGCCCGTTTACCAGCCCATCCGGGCCTGCAACGGATACGAGTACGACCGAGCCGGCAGTGACCAAGACGGTTCAAACTCTACCTAA
- the LOC4346230 gene encoding protein LEAD-SENSITIVE 1 isoform X2: protein MRFAGIYVGGSKVVHFTRKKEAGTAGLDSAIAISSLLSQGSPECPTFPDCGFQLPDSGVVLTCVDCFLRGGSLHGFEYGVPPAVFLAKLRGGTCTTAAADPPDAVVRRAMHLLQNGFGSYDVFENNCEDFALYCKTGLLPADEPGSIGRSGQASSAIGVPLAALLSTPFKLLAAGPLGMAAVTAGMYCAGRYITDIGVRKDVVKVEVENLSAHLGWRRAKAEEEMAMKKQQPSSHDTKVKKSLLPLKRKRDNFCEIITS from the exons ATGAGATTTGCAG GGATTTACGTTGGAGGGAGCAAGGTGGTGCATTtcacgaggaagaaggaggcAGGGACGGCAGGTCTGGACTCGGCGATCGCCATCTCCAGCCTCCTCTCGCAGGGCTCGCCGGAGTGCCCCACCTTCCCGGACTGCGGCTTCCAGCTCCCGGACAGCGGCGTCGTCCTCACCTGCGTCGACTGCTTCCTCCGCGGCGGCTCCCTCCACGGCTTCGAGTACGGCGTCCCGCCGGCGGTGTTCCTCGCCAAGCTCCGCGGCGGCAcctgcaccaccgccgccgccgacccgccggacgccgtcgtccgccgcgcCATGCACCTGCTCCAGAACGGGTTCGGCAGCTACGACGTGTTCGAGAACAACTGCGAGGACTTCGCGCTCTACTGCAAGAcgggcctcctccccgccgacGAGCCGGGCAGCATCGGCCGGAGCGGCCAGGCGTCGTCGGCGATCGGCGTCCCGCTGGCGGCGCTCCTCTCCACGCCGTTCaagctgctcgccgccggcccccTCGGCAtggccgccgtcaccgccgggATGTACTGCGCCGGCAGGTACATCACCGACATCGGGGTGAGGAAGGACGTCGtcaaggtggaggtggagaacCTGTCGGCGCATCTTGGCTGGCGTCGCGCCAAAGCCGAGGAAGAAATGGCCATGAAAAAACAGCAGCCTTCATCACATGATACTAAGGTCAAGAAGAGTTTACTTCCTCTCAAGAGAAAACGTGACAATTTCTGCGAAATTATTACGAGCTGA
- the LOC4346230 gene encoding protein LEAD-SENSITIVE 1 isoform X1, producing MGLLSHRVERSEMKPGDHIYTWRAAYTYSHHGIYVGGSKVVHFTRKKEAGTAGLDSAIAISSLLSQGSPECPTFPDCGFQLPDSGVVLTCVDCFLRGGSLHGFEYGVPPAVFLAKLRGGTCTTAAADPPDAVVRRAMHLLQNGFGSYDVFENNCEDFALYCKTGLLPADEPGSIGRSGQASSAIGVPLAALLSTPFKLLAAGPLGMAAVTAGMYCAGRYITDIGVRKDVVKVEVENLSAHLGWRRAKAEEEMAMKKQQPSSHDTKVKKSLLPLKRKRDNFCEIITS from the exons ATGGGGCTGCTGTCGCACCGCGTGGAGCGGTCGGAGATGAAGCCCGGCGACCACATCTACACATGGCGCGCCGCCTACACCTACTCCCACCACG GGATTTACGTTGGAGGGAGCAAGGTGGTGCATTtcacgaggaagaaggaggcAGGGACGGCAGGTCTGGACTCGGCGATCGCCATCTCCAGCCTCCTCTCGCAGGGCTCGCCGGAGTGCCCCACCTTCCCGGACTGCGGCTTCCAGCTCCCGGACAGCGGCGTCGTCCTCACCTGCGTCGACTGCTTCCTCCGCGGCGGCTCCCTCCACGGCTTCGAGTACGGCGTCCCGCCGGCGGTGTTCCTCGCCAAGCTCCGCGGCGGCAcctgcaccaccgccgccgccgacccgccggacgccgtcgtccgccgcgcCATGCACCTGCTCCAGAACGGGTTCGGCAGCTACGACGTGTTCGAGAACAACTGCGAGGACTTCGCGCTCTACTGCAAGAcgggcctcctccccgccgacGAGCCGGGCAGCATCGGCCGGAGCGGCCAGGCGTCGTCGGCGATCGGCGTCCCGCTGGCGGCGCTCCTCTCCACGCCGTTCaagctgctcgccgccggcccccTCGGCAtggccgccgtcaccgccgggATGTACTGCGCCGGCAGGTACATCACCGACATCGGGGTGAGGAAGGACGTCGtcaaggtggaggtggagaacCTGTCGGCGCATCTTGGCTGGCGTCGCGCCAAAGCCGAGGAAGAAATGGCCATGAAAAAACAGCAGCCTTCATCACATGATACTAAGGTCAAGAAGAGTTTACTTCCTCTCAAGAGAAAACGTGACAATTTCTGCGAAATTATTACGAGCTGA
- the LOC4346231 gene encoding RNA-binding protein 1, which translates to MAAENYWRFADARQQQAMVAAAAAAAGMAPTAATVATAGQAAAGMPPQAAMAQQAAAAPPLKRARPDYGDVPAGQDMTGYYPRETDRTGYHALRENEAIGASYDRYLRNGMPSVAATETNRPVVGGMGGMGGMGGYPVDDRRMIGVGMDSRGMGYGARPEPPLPADASSTLYVEGLPANCTRREVSHIFRPFVGFREVRLVNKESRHPGGDPHVLCFVDFDNPAQATLALEALQGYKFDEHDRDSAHLRLQFSRFPGPRSAGGPRGRR; encoded by the exons ATGGCCGCCGAGAACTACTGGAGGTTCGCCGACGCGCGGCAGCAGCAggccatggtggcggcggcggccgccgcggcggggatgGCCCCCACGGCGGCGACTGTCGCGACGGCCGGCCAGGCCGCGGCGGGCATGCCCCCGCAGGCCGCCATGGCGcagcaggccgccgccgcgccgccgctcaaGCGCGCGCGCCCCGACTACGGAG ATGTGCCTGCAGGACAAGACATGACTGGTTATTATCCACGTGAGACTGACAGGACAGGTTACCATGCACTGAGAGAGAATGAGGCTATCGGAGCATCCTATGATCGCTACTTGCGTAATGGG ATGCCTTCTGTTGCTGCCACTGAAACCAATAGGCCAGTTGTTGGTGGTATGGGTGGAATGGGTGGAATGGGAGGCTATCCTGTTGATGATCGTCGGATGATTGGTGTTGGCATGGACAGCAGAGGTATGGGCTATGGTGCAAGGCCCGAGCCTCCTCTCCCAGCAGATGCATCAAGCACTCTGTACGTTGAAGGCCTGCCTGCAAACTGCACACGAAGGGAGGTGTCAC ATATATTTCGCCCTTTTGTAGGTTTTCGTGAAGTCAGACTTGTCAACAAGGAGTCAAGACAC CCTGGAGGAGATCCTCATGTCTTGTGCTTTGTTGATTTTGATAACCCTGCGCAAGCTACTCTTGCTCTTGAAGCATTGCAAG GTTATAAGTTTGACGAACACGATCGTGATTCAGCCCATTTGCGGCTGCAGTTCTCACGCTTTCCTGGTCCGAGGTCAGCTGGCGGGCCTCGTGGTAGGCGTTAA
- the LOC4346231 gene encoding RNA-binding protein 1 isoform X1: MAAENYWRFADARQQQAMVAAAAAAAGMAPTAATVATAGQAAAGMPPQAAMAQQAAAAPPLKRARPDYGDVPAGQDMTGYYPRETDRTGYHALRENEAIGASYDRYLRNGMPSVAATETNRPVVGGMGGMGGMGGYPVDDRRMIGVGMDSRGMGYGARPEPPLPADASSTLYVEGLPANCTRREVSHIFRPFVGFREVRLVNKESRHPGGDPHVLCFVDFDNPAQATLALEALQGEHTYICRYGLCCFTDNMTLHFENMHLSRICVHSSFSLTSLPWKLVIVLLSYLVKLSTSR, translated from the exons ATGGCCGCCGAGAACTACTGGAGGTTCGCCGACGCGCGGCAGCAGCAggccatggtggcggcggcggccgccgcggcggggatgGCCCCCACGGCGGCGACTGTCGCGACGGCCGGCCAGGCCGCGGCGGGCATGCCCCCGCAGGCCGCCATGGCGcagcaggccgccgccgcgccgccgctcaaGCGCGCGCGCCCCGACTACGGAG ATGTGCCTGCAGGACAAGACATGACTGGTTATTATCCACGTGAGACTGACAGGACAGGTTACCATGCACTGAGAGAGAATGAGGCTATCGGAGCATCCTATGATCGCTACTTGCGTAATGGG ATGCCTTCTGTTGCTGCCACTGAAACCAATAGGCCAGTTGTTGGTGGTATGGGTGGAATGGGTGGAATGGGAGGCTATCCTGTTGATGATCGTCGGATGATTGGTGTTGGCATGGACAGCAGAGGTATGGGCTATGGTGCAAGGCCCGAGCCTCCTCTCCCAGCAGATGCATCAAGCACTCTGTACGTTGAAGGCCTGCCTGCAAACTGCACACGAAGGGAGGTGTCAC ATATATTTCGCCCTTTTGTAGGTTTTCGTGAAGTCAGACTTGTCAACAAGGAGTCAAGACAC CCTGGAGGAGATCCTCATGTCTTGTGCTTTGTTGATTTTGATAACCCTGCGCAAGCTACTCTTGCTCTTGAAGCATTGCAAGGTGAACATACTTATATTTGTAGATATGGATTGTGTTGTTTTACAGATAATATGACTCTTCACTTTGAAAACATGCATCTGTCACGTATATGTGTGCATTCCTCTTTTTCTCTAACCTCGCTTCCTTGGAAACTGGTCATAGTATTGCTTTCTTATTTAGTTAAACTTTCTACTTCAAGGTAG